A single region of the Capra hircus breed San Clemente chromosome 14, ASM170441v1, whole genome shotgun sequence genome encodes:
- the CPSF1 gene encoding cleavage and polyadenylation specificity factor subunit 1 isoform X1: MYAVYKQAHPPTGLEFSMYCNFFNNSERNLVVAGTSQLYVYRLNRDSEAPTKSDRSTGPVHFLSADGKAHREHREKLELVASFSFFGNVMSMASVQLAGAKRDALLLSFKDAKLSVVEYDPGTHDLKTLSLHYFEEPELRDGFVQNVHTPRVRVDPDGRCAAMLIYGTRLVVLPFRRESLAEEHEGLVGEGQRSSFLPSYIIDVRALDEKLLNIVDLQFLHGYYEPTLLILFEPNQTWPGRVAVRQDTCSIVAISLNIMQKVHPVIWSLTSLPFDCTQALAVPKPIGGVVIFAVNSLLYLNQSVPPYGVALNSLTTGTTAFPLRTQEGVRITLDCAQAAFISYDKMVISLKGGEIYVLTLITDGMRSVRAFHFDKAAASVLTTSMVTMEPGYLFLGSRLGNSLLLKYTEKLQEPPASTTREAADKEEPPSKKKRVDATTGWSGGKSVPQDEVDEIEVYGSEAQSGTQLATYSFEVCDSILNIGPCANAAMGEPAFLSEEFQNSPEPDLEIVVCSGYGKNGALSVLQKSIRPQVVTTFELPGCYDMWTVIAPVRKEQEETLKGEGTEPEPGAPEAEDDGRRHGFLILSREDSTMILQTGQEIMELDASGFATQGPTVFAGNIGDNRYIVQVSPLGIRLLEGVNQLHFIPVDLGSPIVQCAVADPYVVIMSAEGHVTMFLLKNDSYGGRHHRLALHKPPLHHQSKVITLCVYRDVSGMFTTESRLGGVRDELGGRGGPEAEGQGAETSPTVDDEEEMLYGDSGSLFSPSKEEARRSSQPPADRDPTPFRAEPTHWCLLVRENGAMEIYQLPDWRLVFLVKNFPVGQRVLVDSSFGQPTTQGEARKEEATRQGELPLVKEVLLVALGSRQRRPYLLVHVDQELLIYEAFPHDSQLGQGNLKVRFKKVPHNINFREKKPKPSKKKAEGGSTEEGTGPRGRVARFRYFEDIYGYSGVFICGPSPHWLLVTGRGALRLHPMGIDGPIDSFAPFHNINCPRGFLYFNRQGELRISVLPAYLSYDAPWPVRKIPLRCTAHYVAYHVESKVYAVATSTSTPCTRVPRMTGEEKEFETIERDERYVHPQQEAFCIQLISPVSWEAIPNARIELEEWEHVTCMKTVSLRSEETVSGLKGYVAAGTCLMQGEEVTCRGRILIMDVIEVVPEPGQPLTKNKFKVLYEKEQKGPVTALCHCNGHLVSAIGQKIFLWSLRASELTGMAFIDTQLYIHQMISVKNFILAADVMKSISLLRYQEESKTLSLVSRDAKPLEVYSVDFMVDNAQLGFLVSDRDRNLMVYMYLPEAKESFGGMRLLRRADFHVGAHVNTFWRTPCRGAAEGPSKKSVMWENKHITWFATLDGGIGLLLPMQEKTYRRLLMLQNALTTMLPHHAGLNPRAFRMLHVDRRVLQNAVRNVLDGELLNRYLYLSTMERGELAKKIGTTPDIILDDLLETDRVTAHF; this comes from the exons ATGTACGCCGTGTACAAGCAGGCGCATCCGCCCACCGGCCTGGAGTTCTCCATGTACTGCAACTTCTTTAACAACAGCGAGCGCAACCTCGTGGTAGCCGGGACCTCGCAGCTCTATGTATACCGCCTCAACCGGGACTCCGAG GCGCCGACCAAAAGTGACAGGAGCACAG GCCCTGTCCACTTTCTCTCCGCAGACGGGAAGGCCCACCGGGAGCACCGGGAAAAGCTGGAGCTGGtggcttccttctccttctttggcaacGTCATGTCCATGGCCAGTGTGCAGCTGGCTGGTGCCAAGCGGGATGCCCTGCTCTTGAGCTTCAAGGATGCCAag CTGTCGGTGGTGGAGTACGACCCGGGCACCCACGACCTCAAGACCCTGTCTCTGCACTACTTCGAGGAGCCTGAGCTGCGG GACGGCTTCGTGCAGAACGTGCACACGCCCCGGGTGCGTGTGGACCCCGACGGGCGCTGCGCGGCCATGCTCATCTACGGCACGCGGCTGGTGGTCCTGCCCTTCCGCAGGGAGAGCCTGGCCGAGGAGCACGAGGGGCTCGTGGGGGAGGG GCAGAGGTCCAGCTTCCTGCCCAGCTACATCATCGACGTGCGGGCCCTGGACGAGAAGCTTCTCAACATCGTCGACCTGCAGTTCCTGCACGGCTACTATGAGCCCACCCTGCTCATCCTGTTTGAGCCCAACCAGACGTGGCCTGG GCGGGTGGCCGTGCGGCAGGACACATGCTCCATCGTGGCCATCTCCCTGAACATCATGCAGAAGGTGCACCCCGTCATCTGGTCCCTCACCAGCCTGCCCTTCGACTGCACCCAGGCCCTGGCGGTGCCCAAGCCCATAG GCGGGGTGGTGATCTTCGCGGTCAACTCACTGCTGTACCTGAACCAGAGCGTCCCTCCCTACGGCGTGGCTCTTAACAGCCTCACCACCGGCACCACTGCCTTTCCCCTGC GCACCCAGGAAGGTGTGCGGATCACCCTGGACTGTGCTCAGGCAGCCTTCATCTCCTATGACAAGATGGTCATCTCCCTCAAGGGTGGTGAGAT CTACGTGCTAACACTCATCACGGATGGCATGCGCAGTGTCCGGGCCTTCCACTTCGACAAGGCTGCCGCCAGCGTCCTCACCACCAGC ATGGTCACCATGGAGCCTGGGTATCTGTTCCTCGGCTCTCGTCTCGGCAACTCGCTGCTCCTCAAGTACACGGAGAAGCTGCAGGAGCCCCCAGCCAGTACCACCCGTGAGGCTGCCGACAAG GAAGAGCCGCCCTCCAAGAAGAAGCGTGTGGATGCCACCACGGGCTGGTCAG GGGGCAAGTCAGTGCCTCAGGACGAGGTGGACGAGATTGAAGTGTACGGCAGCGAGGCGCAGTCAGGCACACAGCTGGCCACGTACTCCTTTGAG GTGTGTGACAGCATCCTCAACATCGGACCTTGTGCCAACGCTGCCATGGGCGAGCCCGCCTTCCTCTCTGAAGAG TTTCAGAACAGTCCGGAGCCAGACCTGGAGATCGTGGTGTGCTCTGGCTATGGCAAGAACGGGGCCCTGTCGGTGCTGCAG AAGAGCATCCGGCCCCAGGTGGTGACGACCTTTGAGCTCCCTGGCTGCTATGACATGTGGACAGTCATTGCCCCCGTGCGTAAGGAGCAG GAGGAGACCCTCAAGGGGGAAGGCACGGAGCCAGAGCCTGGTGCTCCTGAGGCCGAGGATGACGGGCGGAGACACGGGTTCCTCATTCTTAGCCGGGAAGACTCTACCATG ATCCTGCAGACGGGGCAGGAGATCATGGAGCTGGACGCCAGCGGCTTTGCCACGCAGGGCCCCACGGTCTTCGCTGGCAACATCGGGGACAATCGCTACATCGTGCAGGTGTCGCCACTCGGCATCCGCCTGCTGGAAGGAG TGAACCAGCTGCACTTCATCCCCGTGGACCTGGGTTCCCCCATCGTGCAGTGCGCCGTGGCCGACCCCTACGTGGTCATCATGAGCGCTGAGGGCCACGTCACCATGTTCCTGCTCAAGAACGACTCGTACGGGGGCCGCCATCACCGCCTGGCGCTGCACAAGCCGCCCCTGCACCAT CAGTCCAAGGTGATCACACTGTGCGTGTACCGGGACGTCAGCGGCATGTTCACCACTGAGAGCCGTCTGGGTGGAGTCCGCGACGAGCTGGGGGGCCGCGGCGGCCCTGAGGCCGAGGGCCAGGGCGCAGAGACCAG CCCCACAGTGGATGACGAGGAGGAGATGCTCTACGGGGACTCCGGCTCCCTCTTCAGCCCCAGCAAGGAGGAGGCGCGCAGGAGCAGTCAGCCACCAGCCGACCGGGACCCCACACCCTTCCGGGCCGAGCCCACCCACTGGTGCCTGCTGGTGCGGGAGAACGGAGCCATGGAG ATCTACCAGCTCCCCGACTGGCGGCTCGTGTTCCTGGTGAAGAACTTCCCTGTTGGCCAGCGCGTCCTGGTGGACAGCTCCTTTGGCCAGCCCACCACCCAGGGTGAGGCCCGGAAGGAGGAGGCCACGCGCCAGGGTGAGCTGCCCCTGGTCAAGGAGGTGCTGCTGGTGGCGTTGGGCAGTCGCCAGCGCAGGCCCTACTTGCTG GTGCACGTGGACCAGGAGCTCCTCATTTATGAGGCCTTCCCCCATGACTCACAGCTCGGCCAGGGGAACCTCAAAGTTCGCTTCAAGAAG GTCCCCCACAACATCAACTTCCGGGAGAAGAAGCCAAAGCCGTCCAAGAAGAAGGCAGAAGGGGGTAGCACGGAGGAGGGCACGGGGCCCCGAGGCCGCGTGGCGCGGTTCCGCTACTTCGAGGACATTTACGGCTACTCTGGG GTGTTCATCTGCGGTCCCTCGCCCCACTGGCTCCTGGTGACTGGCCGGGGGGCCCTGCGGCTGCACCCCATGGGCATCGACGGCCCCATCGACTCCTTTGCCCCATTCCACAACATCAATTGCCCCCGAGGGTTCCTGTACTTCAACAGACAG GGTGAGCTGAGGATCAGCGTTCTGCCCGCCTACTTGTCCTACGACGCCCCGTGGCCTGTTCGGAAGATCCCGCTGCGCTGCACCGCCCACTATGTGGCTTACCATGTGGAGTCCAAG GTGTACGCCGTCGCCACCAGCACCAGCACACCTTGCACACGTGTTCCACGCATGACGGGCGAGGAGAAGGAGTTTGAGACCATCGAGAGAG ATGAGCGGTACGTCCACCCTCAGCAGGAGGCCTTTTGCATCCAGCTCATCTCCCCCGTCAGCTGGGAGGCCATCCCCAATGCCAG AATCGAGCTGGAGGAGTGGGAGCACGTGACCTGCATGAAGACTGTGTCGCTGCGCAGCGAGGAGACCGTATCGGGCCTCAAGGGCTACGTGGCCGCTGGGACCTGCCTCATGCAAGGGGAGGAGGTCACGTGCCGAGGGCGG ATCCTGATCATGGATGTGATTGAGGTGGTGCCTGAGCCTGGCCAGCCCCTGACCAAGAACAAGTTTAAGGTCCTGTACGAGAAGGAGCAGAAGGGCCCCGTGACCGCCCTGTGCCACTGCAATGGCCACCTGGTGTCGGCCATCGGCCAGAAG aTCTTCCTGTGGAGCCTGCGGGCCAGCGAGCTGACGGGCATGGCCTTCATCGACACGCAGCTCTACATACACCAGATGATCAGCGTCAAGAACTTCATCCTGGCCGCGGACGTCATGAAGAGCATCTCACTGCTGCGCTACCAGGAGGAGAGCAAGACACTGAGCCTCGTGTCCCGG GATGCCAAGCCCCTGGAAGTGTACAGCGTGGACTTCATGGTGGACAATGCGcagctgggcttcctgg TGTCCGACCGTGACCGCAACCTCATGGTCTACATGTACCTGCCGGAAG CCAAGGAGAGCTTTGGGGGCATGAGGCTGCTGCGCCGGGCGGACTTCCACGTGGGTGCCCACGTGAACACGTTCTGGAGGACCCCATGCCGGGGGGCCGCTGAGGGGCCCAGCAAGAAGTCCGTCATGTGGGAGAACAAGCACATCACATGGTTCG CCACACTGGACGGTGGCATCGGGCTGCTgctgcccatgcaggagaagaCCTACCGGCGGCTGCTGATGCTGCAGAATGCCCTGACCACCATGCTGCCCCACCACGCTGGCCTCAACCCCCGCGCCTTCCG GATGCTGCATGTGGATAGGCGCGTCCTGCAGAACGCTGTGCGCAACGTGCTGGATGGGGAGCTGCTCAACCGCTACCTGTACCTGAGCACCATGGAGCGCGGGGAGCTGGCCAAGAAGATCGGCACCACACCCGACATC ATCCTGGATGACCTGTTGGAGACGGACCGAGTCACTGCCCACTTCTAG
- the CPSF1 gene encoding cleavage and polyadenylation specificity factor subunit 1 isoform X2: protein MYAVYKQAHPPTGLEFSMYCNFFNNSERNLVVAGTSQLYVYRLNRDSEAPTKSDRSTDGKAHREHREKLELVASFSFFGNVMSMASVQLAGAKRDALLLSFKDAKLSVVEYDPGTHDLKTLSLHYFEEPELRDGFVQNVHTPRVRVDPDGRCAAMLIYGTRLVVLPFRRESLAEEHEGLVGEGQRSSFLPSYIIDVRALDEKLLNIVDLQFLHGYYEPTLLILFEPNQTWPGRVAVRQDTCSIVAISLNIMQKVHPVIWSLTSLPFDCTQALAVPKPIGGVVIFAVNSLLYLNQSVPPYGVALNSLTTGTTAFPLRTQEGVRITLDCAQAAFISYDKMVISLKGGEIYVLTLITDGMRSVRAFHFDKAAASVLTTSMVTMEPGYLFLGSRLGNSLLLKYTEKLQEPPASTTREAADKEEPPSKKKRVDATTGWSGGKSVPQDEVDEIEVYGSEAQSGTQLATYSFEVCDSILNIGPCANAAMGEPAFLSEEFQNSPEPDLEIVVCSGYGKNGALSVLQKSIRPQVVTTFELPGCYDMWTVIAPVRKEQEETLKGEGTEPEPGAPEAEDDGRRHGFLILSREDSTMILQTGQEIMELDASGFATQGPTVFAGNIGDNRYIVQVSPLGIRLLEGVNQLHFIPVDLGSPIVQCAVADPYVVIMSAEGHVTMFLLKNDSYGGRHHRLALHKPPLHHQSKVITLCVYRDVSGMFTTESRLGGVRDELGGRGGPEAEGQGAETSPTVDDEEEMLYGDSGSLFSPSKEEARRSSQPPADRDPTPFRAEPTHWCLLVRENGAMEIYQLPDWRLVFLVKNFPVGQRVLVDSSFGQPTTQGEARKEEATRQGELPLVKEVLLVALGSRQRRPYLLVHVDQELLIYEAFPHDSQLGQGNLKVRFKKVPHNINFREKKPKPSKKKAEGGSTEEGTGPRGRVARFRYFEDIYGYSGVFICGPSPHWLLVTGRGALRLHPMGIDGPIDSFAPFHNINCPRGFLYFNRQGELRISVLPAYLSYDAPWPVRKIPLRCTAHYVAYHVESKVYAVATSTSTPCTRVPRMTGEEKEFETIERDERYVHPQQEAFCIQLISPVSWEAIPNARIELEEWEHVTCMKTVSLRSEETVSGLKGYVAAGTCLMQGEEVTCRGRILIMDVIEVVPEPGQPLTKNKFKVLYEKEQKGPVTALCHCNGHLVSAIGQKIFLWSLRASELTGMAFIDTQLYIHQMISVKNFILAADVMKSISLLRYQEESKTLSLVSRDAKPLEVYSVDFMVDNAQLGFLVSDRDRNLMVYMYLPEAKESFGGMRLLRRADFHVGAHVNTFWRTPCRGAAEGPSKKSVMWENKHITWFATLDGGIGLLLPMQEKTYRRLLMLQNALTTMLPHHAGLNPRAFRMLHVDRRVLQNAVRNVLDGELLNRYLYLSTMERGELAKKIGTTPDIILDDLLETDRVTAHF from the exons ATGTACGCCGTGTACAAGCAGGCGCATCCGCCCACCGGCCTGGAGTTCTCCATGTACTGCAACTTCTTTAACAACAGCGAGCGCAACCTCGTGGTAGCCGGGACCTCGCAGCTCTATGTATACCGCCTCAACCGGGACTCCGAG GCGCCGACCAAAAGTGACAGGAGCACAG ACGGGAAGGCCCACCGGGAGCACCGGGAAAAGCTGGAGCTGGtggcttccttctccttctttggcaacGTCATGTCCATGGCCAGTGTGCAGCTGGCTGGTGCCAAGCGGGATGCCCTGCTCTTGAGCTTCAAGGATGCCAag CTGTCGGTGGTGGAGTACGACCCGGGCACCCACGACCTCAAGACCCTGTCTCTGCACTACTTCGAGGAGCCTGAGCTGCGG GACGGCTTCGTGCAGAACGTGCACACGCCCCGGGTGCGTGTGGACCCCGACGGGCGCTGCGCGGCCATGCTCATCTACGGCACGCGGCTGGTGGTCCTGCCCTTCCGCAGGGAGAGCCTGGCCGAGGAGCACGAGGGGCTCGTGGGGGAGGG GCAGAGGTCCAGCTTCCTGCCCAGCTACATCATCGACGTGCGGGCCCTGGACGAGAAGCTTCTCAACATCGTCGACCTGCAGTTCCTGCACGGCTACTATGAGCCCACCCTGCTCATCCTGTTTGAGCCCAACCAGACGTGGCCTGG GCGGGTGGCCGTGCGGCAGGACACATGCTCCATCGTGGCCATCTCCCTGAACATCATGCAGAAGGTGCACCCCGTCATCTGGTCCCTCACCAGCCTGCCCTTCGACTGCACCCAGGCCCTGGCGGTGCCCAAGCCCATAG GCGGGGTGGTGATCTTCGCGGTCAACTCACTGCTGTACCTGAACCAGAGCGTCCCTCCCTACGGCGTGGCTCTTAACAGCCTCACCACCGGCACCACTGCCTTTCCCCTGC GCACCCAGGAAGGTGTGCGGATCACCCTGGACTGTGCTCAGGCAGCCTTCATCTCCTATGACAAGATGGTCATCTCCCTCAAGGGTGGTGAGAT CTACGTGCTAACACTCATCACGGATGGCATGCGCAGTGTCCGGGCCTTCCACTTCGACAAGGCTGCCGCCAGCGTCCTCACCACCAGC ATGGTCACCATGGAGCCTGGGTATCTGTTCCTCGGCTCTCGTCTCGGCAACTCGCTGCTCCTCAAGTACACGGAGAAGCTGCAGGAGCCCCCAGCCAGTACCACCCGTGAGGCTGCCGACAAG GAAGAGCCGCCCTCCAAGAAGAAGCGTGTGGATGCCACCACGGGCTGGTCAG GGGGCAAGTCAGTGCCTCAGGACGAGGTGGACGAGATTGAAGTGTACGGCAGCGAGGCGCAGTCAGGCACACAGCTGGCCACGTACTCCTTTGAG GTGTGTGACAGCATCCTCAACATCGGACCTTGTGCCAACGCTGCCATGGGCGAGCCCGCCTTCCTCTCTGAAGAG TTTCAGAACAGTCCGGAGCCAGACCTGGAGATCGTGGTGTGCTCTGGCTATGGCAAGAACGGGGCCCTGTCGGTGCTGCAG AAGAGCATCCGGCCCCAGGTGGTGACGACCTTTGAGCTCCCTGGCTGCTATGACATGTGGACAGTCATTGCCCCCGTGCGTAAGGAGCAG GAGGAGACCCTCAAGGGGGAAGGCACGGAGCCAGAGCCTGGTGCTCCTGAGGCCGAGGATGACGGGCGGAGACACGGGTTCCTCATTCTTAGCCGGGAAGACTCTACCATG ATCCTGCAGACGGGGCAGGAGATCATGGAGCTGGACGCCAGCGGCTTTGCCACGCAGGGCCCCACGGTCTTCGCTGGCAACATCGGGGACAATCGCTACATCGTGCAGGTGTCGCCACTCGGCATCCGCCTGCTGGAAGGAG TGAACCAGCTGCACTTCATCCCCGTGGACCTGGGTTCCCCCATCGTGCAGTGCGCCGTGGCCGACCCCTACGTGGTCATCATGAGCGCTGAGGGCCACGTCACCATGTTCCTGCTCAAGAACGACTCGTACGGGGGCCGCCATCACCGCCTGGCGCTGCACAAGCCGCCCCTGCACCAT CAGTCCAAGGTGATCACACTGTGCGTGTACCGGGACGTCAGCGGCATGTTCACCACTGAGAGCCGTCTGGGTGGAGTCCGCGACGAGCTGGGGGGCCGCGGCGGCCCTGAGGCCGAGGGCCAGGGCGCAGAGACCAG CCCCACAGTGGATGACGAGGAGGAGATGCTCTACGGGGACTCCGGCTCCCTCTTCAGCCCCAGCAAGGAGGAGGCGCGCAGGAGCAGTCAGCCACCAGCCGACCGGGACCCCACACCCTTCCGGGCCGAGCCCACCCACTGGTGCCTGCTGGTGCGGGAGAACGGAGCCATGGAG ATCTACCAGCTCCCCGACTGGCGGCTCGTGTTCCTGGTGAAGAACTTCCCTGTTGGCCAGCGCGTCCTGGTGGACAGCTCCTTTGGCCAGCCCACCACCCAGGGTGAGGCCCGGAAGGAGGAGGCCACGCGCCAGGGTGAGCTGCCCCTGGTCAAGGAGGTGCTGCTGGTGGCGTTGGGCAGTCGCCAGCGCAGGCCCTACTTGCTG GTGCACGTGGACCAGGAGCTCCTCATTTATGAGGCCTTCCCCCATGACTCACAGCTCGGCCAGGGGAACCTCAAAGTTCGCTTCAAGAAG GTCCCCCACAACATCAACTTCCGGGAGAAGAAGCCAAAGCCGTCCAAGAAGAAGGCAGAAGGGGGTAGCACGGAGGAGGGCACGGGGCCCCGAGGCCGCGTGGCGCGGTTCCGCTACTTCGAGGACATTTACGGCTACTCTGGG GTGTTCATCTGCGGTCCCTCGCCCCACTGGCTCCTGGTGACTGGCCGGGGGGCCCTGCGGCTGCACCCCATGGGCATCGACGGCCCCATCGACTCCTTTGCCCCATTCCACAACATCAATTGCCCCCGAGGGTTCCTGTACTTCAACAGACAG GGTGAGCTGAGGATCAGCGTTCTGCCCGCCTACTTGTCCTACGACGCCCCGTGGCCTGTTCGGAAGATCCCGCTGCGCTGCACCGCCCACTATGTGGCTTACCATGTGGAGTCCAAG GTGTACGCCGTCGCCACCAGCACCAGCACACCTTGCACACGTGTTCCACGCATGACGGGCGAGGAGAAGGAGTTTGAGACCATCGAGAGAG ATGAGCGGTACGTCCACCCTCAGCAGGAGGCCTTTTGCATCCAGCTCATCTCCCCCGTCAGCTGGGAGGCCATCCCCAATGCCAG AATCGAGCTGGAGGAGTGGGAGCACGTGACCTGCATGAAGACTGTGTCGCTGCGCAGCGAGGAGACCGTATCGGGCCTCAAGGGCTACGTGGCCGCTGGGACCTGCCTCATGCAAGGGGAGGAGGTCACGTGCCGAGGGCGG ATCCTGATCATGGATGTGATTGAGGTGGTGCCTGAGCCTGGCCAGCCCCTGACCAAGAACAAGTTTAAGGTCCTGTACGAGAAGGAGCAGAAGGGCCCCGTGACCGCCCTGTGCCACTGCAATGGCCACCTGGTGTCGGCCATCGGCCAGAAG aTCTTCCTGTGGAGCCTGCGGGCCAGCGAGCTGACGGGCATGGCCTTCATCGACACGCAGCTCTACATACACCAGATGATCAGCGTCAAGAACTTCATCCTGGCCGCGGACGTCATGAAGAGCATCTCACTGCTGCGCTACCAGGAGGAGAGCAAGACACTGAGCCTCGTGTCCCGG GATGCCAAGCCCCTGGAAGTGTACAGCGTGGACTTCATGGTGGACAATGCGcagctgggcttcctgg TGTCCGACCGTGACCGCAACCTCATGGTCTACATGTACCTGCCGGAAG CCAAGGAGAGCTTTGGGGGCATGAGGCTGCTGCGCCGGGCGGACTTCCACGTGGGTGCCCACGTGAACACGTTCTGGAGGACCCCATGCCGGGGGGCCGCTGAGGGGCCCAGCAAGAAGTCCGTCATGTGGGAGAACAAGCACATCACATGGTTCG CCACACTGGACGGTGGCATCGGGCTGCTgctgcccatgcaggagaagaCCTACCGGCGGCTGCTGATGCTGCAGAATGCCCTGACCACCATGCTGCCCCACCACGCTGGCCTCAACCCCCGCGCCTTCCG GATGCTGCATGTGGATAGGCGCGTCCTGCAGAACGCTGTGCGCAACGTGCTGGATGGGGAGCTGCTCAACCGCTACCTGTACCTGAGCACCATGGAGCGCGGGGAGCTGGCCAAGAAGATCGGCACCACACCCGACATC ATCCTGGATGACCTGTTGGAGACGGACCGAGTCACTGCCCACTTCTAG